GCATTGATTGTGTTTGGTCTGGCATGGGAACTCGTGTTGGACCCAATCCGGCCAGGCGGCTCTTGGCTGGCGATTAAAGTCCTGCCTCTTGTCTTTGCGCTGCGTGGCCTATGGGCGGGCAAGATGTACACCTTTAAATGGATGTCACTGCTGGTCTGGCTCTATGTGGGCGAGGCACTCGTTCGAATTGTTGGTTTGTCGGAAACTGAACGGCTGCTGGCCTGGAATAGCCTGGCCATATCAGTTGCGTTATCGGTCGCCGTGCTCATAGGCGCCCGCGCCCAGATCAAACTCGCGACATTAGCTGCTGATAGAGCTTAAGCGGGCCCACCTGCCCTTCACAGATTTCACGGCGCCAGACCCGTGCACCCGGCTGGCCGTGAAAGAGCCCATGCCAATGTCGTGTCATGTGTTTGGGTGGCACGCCCAGGCGCACCTGTTTCTGAAAGTAATCTTCTAGTGGCGGCAAAATATCAGCACGTTGTTTGGGTGATGCATCAGCAAACGCATTGCTGATCCACTGATCAATCTCATGCAACACCCACGGATCGTGATAGGCCGCACGGCCAAGCATCACACCATCCACGGCAGGCAACGCACCATCGGCCGCCATTAATTCGACAACCTGCGCCAGGCCATGAATGCCGCCATTGGCCACAATGATCGCTTCTGGAAAATCTTGTTTTAACTGCCGCACCACCGACATGT
The nucleotide sequence above comes from beta proteobacterium MWH-UniP1. Encoded proteins:
- a CDS encoding DUF2069 domain-containing protein — encoded protein: MNSTATPLAQITVPKPWPVLTTVLAVALIVFGLAWELVLDPIRPGGSWLAIKVLPLVFALRGLWAGKMYTFKWMSLLVWLYVGEALVRIVGLSETERLLAWNSLAISVALSVAVLIGARAQIKLATLAADRA